Proteins encoded by one window of Streptomyces sp. LX-29:
- a CDS encoding DUF397 domain-containing protein: MTTVSPRWFKSSYSSNGGQCVEVAANLVSPSGVVPVRDSKNPEGPALVFSSDGWSSFVDAVKRGEL; encoded by the coding sequence GTGACTACCGTTTCCCCCCGCTGGTTCAAGTCCTCCTACAGCAGCAACGGCGGCCAGTGCGTCGAGGTCGCCGCAAACCTCGTCTCTCCGTCCGGCGTCGTGCCTGTCCGTGACAGCAAGAACCCCGAGGGCCCTGCCCTGGTCTTCTCCTCCGACGGCTGGTCGTCCTTCGTCGACGCTGTGAAGCGCGGCGAGCTCTAG
- a CDS encoding helix-turn-helix transcriptional regulator, with translation MVNRKELDPEGSPGERFGQRLRALRDERGWTQDELGERMGCSGTHISAVETGRRPPTPRFAASADRALGTGDQLERRGRAVWHTAILEGFPEFVAHEVRAAEIRLFELGIIPGLLQTPEYAAAITTGAVRRGAITEQQAEERLTLLARRQASLDRTPAPLVHVVLDESCIRRVVGGTRVMAAQLDRLAAFAELPSTILQVAPYDLGERRAFDLPVTLLTLTDRSHIAYAESAQQGRLERDMRFVQPLMTAYHQLQAEALSQATSAAMIEQARKGIL, from the coding sequence ATGGTGAACCGCAAAGAACTGGACCCTGAAGGGTCGCCCGGTGAGCGCTTCGGCCAGCGGTTACGCGCGTTGCGCGACGAGCGCGGCTGGACGCAGGACGAGCTAGGCGAGCGGATGGGGTGCTCCGGAACGCACATCTCCGCCGTCGAAACTGGTCGGCGTCCTCCAACTCCCCGCTTCGCGGCAAGTGCTGACAGGGCCCTTGGCACGGGGGATCAGCTCGAACGTCGGGGGCGGGCCGTATGGCACACCGCGATACTTGAGGGATTCCCCGAGTTCGTTGCTCATGAGGTACGCGCGGCAGAGATCAGGCTCTTTGAGCTGGGCATCATTCCGGGGTTGCTTCAGACACCGGAGTACGCCGCAGCCATCACGACGGGTGCCGTGCGGCGCGGAGCGATCACGGAACAGCAGGCAGAGGAACGGCTAACGCTCCTCGCTCGACGGCAGGCGTCGCTGGATCGGACTCCCGCACCACTGGTGCACGTGGTTCTTGACGAGAGCTGCATACGGCGCGTGGTGGGTGGCACCCGAGTCATGGCGGCGCAGTTGGACCGGCTTGCCGCGTTCGCCGAGCTGCCCTCTACGATCCTCCAAGTGGCTCCCTACGATCTTGGGGAGCGAAGGGCGTTCGACCTACCAGTAACGTTGCTCACCCTCACCGATCGGTCCCATATCGCGTACGCCGAGTCTGCACAGCAAGGGCGGCTAGAGCGCGATATGAGGTTCGTTCAGCCTCTGATGACGGCCTACCATCAACTACAGGCCGAGGCGCTTTCTCAGGCGACATCCGCGGCCATGATTGAGCAGGCACGAAAGGGCATCCTGTGA